The Astyanax mexicanus isolate ESR-SI-001 chromosome 7, AstMex3_surface, whole genome shotgun sequence genome has a window encoding:
- the gdf10a gene encoding growth/differentiation factor 10 — protein MALKRLFLLHLPPPLLLLLLVSESVLGEAPSAEERTDSTTTDMLEQHMFKLYEKYSREAQEPKEGNTVRSFKAKTENTAQRVLYRLNLTSLQESEVILTTTLHFFFDKRPRQRSWFCKRLKNPSCRIQNLHQLPSFRILFRCPLSGSSPDLLLGNITLYPHRRGIWQTKDVSHIIKEARNRNRLVVTLEFDYGEKYQKYQDQLPASSLPYMLVYANDLAISEPNSVAMSLQRYDPFVADEQTTRSPNSSPDVRVKRDLYFPDPIQNNELPEVEYDSFKQHDMWESTYQPLKPKPSKKERRKKVQEHPDRLNKSQVLSFDEKTMKKARKRQWKEPRSCTRRYLKVDFADIGWSEWILSPKSFDAYYCAGTCEFPLPKIVRPSNHATIQSIVKTVGIIPGIPEPCCVPEKMNPLSVLFLDESRNIVLKVYPNMSVETCSCR, from the exons atggcGCTGAAACGCCTGTTTTTGCTGCacctgccgccgccgctgctgctgctgctgctggtgtcagAGTCCGTGTTGGGAGAAGCCCCCAGCGCTGAGGAGCGCACTGACAGCACGACCACCGACATGCTGGAGCAACACATGTTCAAACTGTACGAGAAATACAGCAGAGAAGCGCAGGAACCTAAAGAAGGAAACACTGTGAGGAGTTTTAAAGCAAAGACTG AAAACACGGCGCAGAGAGTTTTGTACCGTCTGAATCTAACCTCCCTCCAAGAGTCTGAGGTGATTCTCACAACCACACTGCATTTCTTCTTCGATAAACGCCCACGCCAGAGGTCCTGGTTCTGCAAGCGCCTCAAGAACCCCTCCTGCCGCATCCAGAACCTTCACCAGCTGCCTTCCTTTCGCATCCTTTTCCGATGTCCTTTGTCTGGCTCTTCTCCGGACTTGCTGCTTGGAAACATCACCTTGTATCCTCACAGACGGGGGATTTGGCAGACCAAAGATGTCTCACACATTATAAAGGAGGCGAGAAACAGGAATCGGCTTGTTGTAACACTGGAGTTTGATTATGGAGAAAAGTACCAGAAGTATCAGGACCAGTTGCCAGCATCCAGCCTACCATACATGCTGGTGTATGCCAATGACCTGGCCATATCTGAACCTAACAGTGTGGCTATGAGCTTACAGAGGTATGACCCCTTCGTCGCAGATGAGCAGACCACTCGCTCTCCAAATTCTTCGCCTGACGTGCGAGTCAAGCGGGACTTGTATTTTCCTGACCCCATCCAGAACAATGAACTCCCTGAGGTGGAGTACGACAGCTTCAAGCAGCACGATATGTGGGAAAGCACTTATCAACCACTAAAGCCAAAGCCCTctaagaaagagaggagaaagaaagtTCAAGAGCACCCTGACAGACTGAACAAGTCTCAGGTTCTCAGCTTTGATGAGAAAACCATGAAGAAAGCAAGGAAGAGACAATGGAAAGAGCCTCGCAGCTGCACCAGGAGGTACCTGAAGGTGGACTTTGCAGACATCGGCTGGAGCGAATGGATCTTGTCTCCGAAGTCCTTCGATGCATACTACTGCGCAGGAACCTGTGAATTCCCCTTACCTAAG ATTGTTCGCCCTTCCAACCATGCAACCATCCAGAGCATAGTGAAGACGGTCGGTATCATTCCAGGCATCCCAGAGCCCTGCTGTGTACCTGAGAAAATGAACCCCCTCAGCGTCCTCTTCCTGGATGAGTCCAGAAACATCGTACTAAAGGTTTACCCTAACATGTCTGTGGAGACGTGTTCTTGTCGATAG
- the prdm8 gene encoding PR domain zinc finger protein 8, with protein sequence MEHTLTPRSLWTNDSKFLHHHSTDLFTSVQVTQDIPPGATFGPCLLHNTFYDTIAFIALKSFDKREKSYVFRVDPEAMRSSPLMVPWLRLVQAAMNTAEQNTEAFLKSGQLYFRTTRHVTRGEELFVWYDEELSHLLGLSDIKPRAVAEGLSCGRCGQAFRNENPFLAHCRFLCAQVKPAVTRPDTEQKRQRRVTTDFHNIARDLEHVEQRKAEDALASRKRKHEESASPRSRKPVLLEKTNIDHNTTVTPSHSSADSSEKLLGISEPDFVLKSGKNSAFGEINEVLEHKREPPALFRDVRRELEPDTGLQSDSSAFSFVLPGSAHAQQKSAFCKPQKRAISSTEGLQHPGPPLCNPRDVLQQQDDHMDTFGSKTTVGYRNLLASHLFQGDHASAQTMAAAPLLYAPEQWSGGGVSGQLRPSASSLTLLPATFGSLQGVSVQNWCAKCNLSFRMTSDLVLHMRSHHKKEFAAESQARRRREEKLTCPICHEYFRERHHLSRHMTSHN encoded by the exons ATGGAGCACACGCTCACACCTCGTTCTTTGTGGACTAACGACAGCAAGTTTCTCCATCATCACTCCACGGATTTGTTCACTAGTGTCCAAGTCACTCAGGACATCCCGCCTGGAGCTACTTTCGGACCTTGCCTCCTCCACAACACCTTCTACGACACTATAGCTTTTATTGCTCTGAAGTCGTTTGATAAGAGAGAGAAATCCTACGTCTTTAGG GTAGATCCTGAAGCTATGAGGAGCTCACCGTTGATGGTTCCCTGGCTCAGGCTGGTGCAGGCTGCGATGAACACAGCCGAGCAAAACACTGAGGCTTTCCTGAAGTCAGGACAGCTGTATTTTCGGACTACCCGTCACGTGACGAGAGGAGAGGAGCTGTTCGTGTGGTACGATGAGGAGCTCTCTCATCTTTTGGGCCTGAGTGATATTAAACCTCGAGCTGTAGCAGAAG GTTTGTCGTGTGGAAGATGTGGTCAGGCCTTCAGGAACGAGAATCCATTTCTCGCTCACTGTCGCTTTCTGTGCGCTCAAGTCAAGCCGGCCGTGACGCGCCCGGACACGGAGCAGAAACGACAGCGGCGGGTCACCACCGACTTCCACAACATCGCCAGAGACCTGGAGCACGTGGAGCAGCGGAAAGCCGAGGACGCGCTGGCGTCGCGAAAACGTAAACACGAGGAGTCTGCGAGCCCGCGCAGCAGAAAGCCCGTTTTACTGGAGAAGACCAACATCGACCACAACACCACTGTAACTCCCAGCCACAGCTCAGCAGACTCCAGCGAGAAACTACTCGGCATCAGTGAACCGGATTTCGTGCTAAAGAGCGGCAAAAACAGCGCGTTTGGGGAGATTAATGAAGTCCTAGAACATAAAAGAGAACCCCCTGCCCTGTTCAGGGATGTAAGGAGGGAGCTGGAACCGGACACTGGCCTCCAGTCTGACTCTAGCGCCTTCTCCTTCGTATTGCCCGGTAGTGCGCATGCGCAACAAAAGAGCGCCTTTTGCAAACCGCAAAAGCGCGCCATTAGTTCCACAGAAGGCCTTCAACATCCGGGTCCTCCACTATGTAATCCGCGCGATGTGCTACAACAACAGGACGACCATATGGACACTTTCGGCTCCAAGACCACCGTCGGCTACAGGAACCTGCTGGCCTCCCACCTGTTTCAGGGGGACCATGCTAGTGCACAGACAATGGCGGCCGCCCCGCTGCTGTACGCGCCGGAGCAGTGGAGCGGCGGTGGGGTGAGCGGGCAGCTCCGACCCTCCGCCTCCTCGCTCACCCTCCTGCCCGCCACCTTCGGCTCGCTGCAGGGCGTCTCTGTGCAGAACTGGTGCGCCAAGTGCAACCTCTCTTTCCGCATGACCTCCGACCTGGTGCTGCACATGAGGTCGCACCACAAGAAGGAGTTCGCTGCCGAGTCCCAAGCGCGCAGAAGGCGAGAGGAGAAGCTCACGTGCCCCATCTGCCACGAGTACTTCCGCGAGCGCCATCACCTCTCACGGCACATGACTTCTCACAACTGA